One segment of Niabella beijingensis DNA contains the following:
- a CDS encoding S1C family serine protease, with translation MHEHDNIMLTEAVERYISGEMSPDERLHFENLRKADAEIDQMVVTHTLFMQRMNRYNEWQKFQASLNEIHTNLATQGKIDSPALKGKAKLVYLYNRYKRVASIAASIAGLTALLVSAILWSVTPKTQSAKLDLLNRSINTLKTTSRQQAEQINLLKNNQTTEVKTPEITYSSGGTGFIIDSKGLLVTNAHVIQNAQNIAVASSTGTEYFAKVVYLDPVRDIALLKITDKDFKPLPPVPYGFTRKMADLAEPVFTLGYPREDIVYNQGYLSAKTGFNGDTLSCQIEIAANRGNSGSPILNNEGDVIGILNGRQKDQEGVAFFIRSRNLYNVLNEVRGKEKTDSSIQNIKLNTRSSIANLNRTQQAKKIQDYVFMVKVN, from the coding sequence ATGCACGAGCATGACAACATAATGTTGACGGAGGCGGTGGAACGGTACATCTCAGGTGAGATGAGCCCGGATGAGCGCTTACATTTCGAAAATTTAAGGAAGGCCGATGCCGAGATTGATCAGATGGTGGTAACCCATACATTGTTCATGCAGCGGATGAACCGTTACAATGAATGGCAGAAATTCCAGGCCTCTTTAAATGAGATCCATACAAATCTCGCCACCCAGGGAAAAATTGATTCACCTGCCCTGAAGGGCAAAGCCAAACTGGTGTACCTGTACAACCGCTATAAAAGAGTGGCTTCCATTGCAGCTTCCATTGCCGGGCTTACCGCCTTGCTGGTTTCGGCAATACTTTGGTCGGTTACCCCAAAAACGCAGAGTGCCAAACTAGACCTGTTAAACCGGAGTATCAATACCTTAAAGACCACTTCCCGCCAGCAGGCCGAGCAGATCAATCTTCTTAAAAATAATCAGACCACAGAAGTAAAAACACCGGAGATCACCTACAGTTCCGGCGGTACCGGGTTCATTATCGACAGCAAGGGGCTGCTGGTTACCAACGCTCATGTGATCCAGAATGCACAAAATATTGCAGTGGCCAGTTCAACAGGTACCGAATATTTTGCCAAAGTAGTCTACCTTGACCCGGTAAGGGATATTGCCCTGCTGAAAATAACAGACAAGGATTTTAAACCCCTGCCTCCTGTGCCCTACGGATTTACACGTAAAATGGCCGACCTGGCGGAACCGGTATTCACATTGGGATATCCCCGGGAAGATATTGTTTACAACCAGGGATACCTGAGCGCTAAAACCGGATTCAATGGCGACACGCTGAGCTGTCAGATCGAAATTGCCGCCAACCGTGGCAACAGCGGCAGCCCTATCCTGAACAATGAAGGCGATGTGATCGGTATTTTAAATGGCCGGCAGAAAGACCAGGAAGGTGTGGCATTCTTTATACGTTCAAGAAACCTGTATAATGTGCTCAATGAAGTGAGAGGAAAAGAAAAGACCGACTCCTCCATTCAGAATATAAAATTGAATACCAGGTCCTCGATTGCCAATCTCAACCGCACCCAGCAGGCAAAAAAGATCCAGGATTATGTATTTATGGTAAAAGTGAATTAA
- the priA gene encoding replication restart helicase PriA produces MSNEIPYIEGAGTADFAEVVIPLALPLNYTWSLPAHLKDAVAVGCRVEVNLGKSKKYAGVVKKIHQTPPEFFEAKEVVNVLDAEPVVFEEQLKLWEWMARYYMCTEGEVMAAALPAHFKLSSETILVFNEEAGDDFTDLDNEAFLVAEALLLRKELQLAEVQQILDSNHVYPVVNRLIQSRICYVWESLKERYRPKTETYVALHPDYNNDKALEQLLNSDARLQRAEKQLELLLGYLHFQRTEGEITKQGLLKKTGASEAQLKGLADKGILLLEKRSVDRIRLLPKDIQLNFELSAAQATALDSIREALREKEVCLLHGVTSSGKTEIYIHLIEEQLRKGKQVLYMLPEIALTSQTIRRLQRHFGGHIGVYHSRFSQNERVEIWNKVKDGSLKIVLGARSSLFLPFRELGLIVCDEEHDTSYKQMEPAPRYHARDAAIYFSSLFSGCKVVLGSATPSFESYSNALNEKYGLVTLTERFGNIQLPQIALTDTRKYRKKEYADTIIFPPLAEAVQQVLEQKKQVILFQNRRGYTPYQRCNTCGWVPQCKYCDVSLNYHKFYNKLVCHYCGTSYPPMVTCPSCGGHDFVQKQFGTERVEEALQELFPQARVARMDIDAVRGKHAHDQLIQAFEQQKLDILVGTQMVVKGLDFEHVALVGIVDADGILSFADFRVNERAFQLMEQVSGRAGRKHGAGRVLVQTTQPEHPVLLQVQQHNYRALFDDELMKREQFGYPPYTRLIRLTFKNKIRDVVRDAAAWFSSALQNRYASYLVGPSEPLINKVRNQHLMELLLKLPRNSRLIEQCKKDILHQVAVLHQEKRYKSVVVLPDVDVL; encoded by the coding sequence ATGAGTAATGAAATACCATATATAGAGGGCGCCGGAACAGCAGATTTTGCTGAAGTGGTAATTCCGCTGGCATTGCCGCTGAACTATACCTGGTCGCTGCCTGCGCATCTGAAAGATGCAGTGGCAGTGGGGTGCAGGGTGGAAGTAAACCTGGGGAAGTCCAAAAAATATGCAGGAGTGGTGAAGAAGATCCACCAGACACCTCCCGAATTCTTTGAGGCCAAAGAGGTGGTCAATGTGCTGGATGCGGAACCTGTTGTTTTTGAAGAACAGCTGAAACTGTGGGAATGGATGGCCCGTTATTATATGTGTACAGAGGGCGAAGTGATGGCGGCTGCGTTGCCCGCGCATTTTAAGCTGAGCAGCGAAACCATACTTGTGTTTAACGAAGAGGCGGGAGATGATTTTACAGACCTGGATAACGAAGCGTTCCTGGTGGCGGAGGCGTTATTGCTGCGAAAGGAATTGCAGCTGGCTGAAGTGCAGCAGATCCTGGACAGCAATCATGTCTACCCCGTGGTCAACCGGCTGATCCAGAGCAGGATCTGCTATGTCTGGGAATCTTTAAAAGAGCGGTACCGGCCCAAAACGGAAACCTATGTAGCGTTGCATCCTGATTATAATAATGACAAGGCGCTGGAGCAGTTGCTGAATAGCGATGCACGACTGCAGCGCGCTGAAAAGCAACTGGAGCTGTTGCTGGGGTATCTTCATTTTCAACGGACAGAGGGAGAGATCACCAAACAGGGGCTCCTGAAAAAAACAGGAGCCAGCGAGGCTCAGCTTAAAGGGCTTGCGGATAAAGGCATTCTGTTGCTGGAAAAGCGGTCGGTCGACCGGATCCGGCTGCTGCCCAAAGATATACAGCTCAATTTTGAATTGTCGGCCGCACAGGCCACGGCTTTGGATTCGATCCGGGAAGCACTGCGGGAAAAAGAGGTCTGCCTGTTACATGGGGTTACTTCCAGCGGGAAAACGGAGATCTATATTCATTTGATAGAGGAACAGCTACGCAAAGGAAAGCAGGTCCTTTATATGCTGCCGGAAATTGCGCTGACTTCGCAGACTATCCGGAGATTGCAACGCCATTTCGGAGGGCATATCGGTGTATACCATTCGCGGTTCTCGCAGAATGAACGCGTGGAGATCTGGAATAAGGTAAAGGACGGATCGCTCAAGATCGTTTTAGGTGCCCGGTCCTCCCTGTTCCTGCCATTCAGGGAGCTGGGACTGATCGTGTGTGATGAAGAACACGATACCTCCTACAAGCAGATGGAGCCGGCTCCGCGGTATCATGCGCGGGATGCAGCTATTTATTTTTCTTCCCTTTTTTCCGGATGTAAGGTGGTGCTGGGAAGCGCCACGCCTTCTTTTGAATCGTACAGCAACGCCCTGAATGAGAAATACGGGCTGGTGACCCTGACGGAGCGGTTTGGTAATATCCAGCTTCCGCAGATAGCATTGACCGATACCCGAAAGTACCGTAAGAAAGAGTATGCCGATACGATCATCTTCCCCCCGCTTGCAGAGGCCGTTCAACAAGTGCTGGAACAAAAAAAGCAGGTCATTCTTTTTCAGAACCGGAGGGGCTATACCCCTTACCAGCGCTGCAACACCTGCGGATGGGTGCCGCAGTGTAAATATTGCGATGTATCGCTGAACTATCATAAATTTTATAATAAGCTGGTTTGTCATTATTGCGGAACCAGTTACCCGCCCATGGTGACCTGCCCCAGCTGTGGCGGTCATGATTTTGTCCAGAAACAATTCGGGACGGAACGGGTGGAAGAGGCCCTGCAGGAATTGTTTCCACAGGCCCGGGTGGCCCGCATGGATATTGATGCCGTTCGCGGCAAACATGCCCATGACCAGCTGATACAGGCGTTTGAACAACAGAAACTGGATATACTTGTGGGCACGCAGATGGTGGTAAAGGGGCTGGATTTTGAGCATGTTGCCCTGGTGGGTATCGTGGATGCAGACGGCATCCTTTCCTTTGCCGATTTCCGGGTGAACGAACGGGCATTTCAGCTGATGGAGCAGGTGAGCGGCCGGGCCGGCAGAAAACATGGGGCCGGAAGGGTGCTGGTACAAACCACCCAGCCCGAACATCCGGTATTGTTGCAGGTGCAGCAACATAATTACCGCGCTTTATTTGACGATGAGCTGATGAAACGGGAGCAATTCGGTTACCCGCCCTATACCCGGCTGATCCGGCTGACATTTAAGAACAAGATCCGCGATGTGGTGCGGGATGCAGCGGCCTGGTTCTCATCAGCACTGCAAAACCGGTATGCTTCGTATCTCGTGGGACCATCGGAACCCCTGATCAATAAAGTACGCAACCAGCACCTGATGGAACTGTTGTTAAAACTGCCGCGGAACAGCCGGCTGATCGAACAATGTAAAAAGGATATCCTGCACCAGGTAGCTGTGCTGCACCAGGAGAAACGGTATAAGTCGGTGGTGGTGCTTCCTGATGTGGATGTGTTGTAA
- a CDS encoding lysophospholipid acyltransferase family protein, whose amino-acid sequence MLRVLYTCYAAVIFLVVMLLIFPLCVIAAFFGRIRGGNIIYGLCTIWADLWFALTFIRVKRFYDAPFDTGKKYILIANHISYLDIPVMVKVFRKPMRALGKKEMGKIPLFGFIYKRAIVTVDRNSTEGRARSIRILRSVIQKGISIFVFPEGTFNETNQPLKAFYNGAFRLALETNTPIRPVLFLDTYDRMPYTRPFSLNPGKCRVIFMEEVPVEGWSVKDHEKLKQQVFSLMEQRLEASGASWIKHEKENQ is encoded by the coding sequence ATGTTGCGCGTACTTTATACCTGTTATGCAGCGGTGATCTTCCTGGTAGTGATGCTGCTTATTTTTCCGCTCTGCGTTATTGCGGCCTTTTTCGGCCGGATAAGGGGCGGGAACATCATTTACGGACTCTGCACCATCTGGGCTGATCTTTGGTTTGCCCTTACTTTCATCCGTGTAAAACGGTTTTATGATGCGCCGTTTGATACCGGAAAAAAATACATACTTATCGCCAATCATATATCCTACCTGGATATTCCTGTAATGGTAAAAGTGTTCAGAAAACCCATGCGGGCGCTGGGAAAGAAAGAAATGGGAAAGATACCCCTGTTCGGCTTTATCTATAAACGTGCCATCGTAACGGTAGACCGCAATTCAACGGAAGGCAGGGCACGGAGTATCCGGATATTGCGTTCAGTCATCCAAAAGGGGATCTCTATTTTTGTTTTTCCCGAAGGGACTTTTAATGAAACCAATCAACCGTTAAAGGCGTTTTATAACGGGGCGTTCCGGCTGGCATTGGAAACCAATACGCCGATACGACCGGTATTGTTCCTGGACACCTACGACCGCATGCCTTATACGCGGCCTTTTTCGCTCAATCCCGGAAAGTGTCGGGTGATATTTATGGAGGAGGTGCCGGTGGAGGGCTGGTCTGTCAAAGATCATGAAAAATTAAAGCAACAGGTTTTTTCACTGATGGAACAACGGCTGGAGGCCTCCGGTGCTTCCTGGATAAAACACGAGAAGGAGAACCAATGA
- the mtaB gene encoding tRNA (N(6)-L-threonylcarbamoyladenosine(37)-C(2))-methylthiotransferase MtaB — MQRSKSVAFHTLGCKLNYSETSSLSRLMEQEGFEKKEFTDVADVYVINTCSVTDNADKECRQLVRRIQRKAPESVVVITGCYAQLKPKEIATIPGVDLVLGAAEKFNIVKHIKELSKNDAAKICSCDIEAVTGFHSSYSINDRTRTFLKVQDGCDYTCAFCTIPMARGKSRSATIDAVINDARSLAAAGAKEIVLTGINLGDFGKGPDGAAAAAISGRPENFYRLIQELDHIEGIERFRISSIEPNLLSNEIIEFVASSNRFMPHFHIPLQSGSNAILGAMRRRYKRELYAERVGLIKTLMPHCCIGVDVIVGFPGETEQHFKETCDFLHELEVSYFHVFTYSERPNTHALTLGPVVPVSIRNERNKTLRNLSYMKMQYFEQQHAGQTRNVLFENHNKNGMMEGYTDNYIRITTPYRREWENEIVDWKL, encoded by the coding sequence ATGCAACGTTCAAAATCAGTGGCATTTCACACACTTGGTTGTAAACTCAACTATTCTGAAACCTCATCGCTTTCCCGTCTGATGGAGCAGGAGGGTTTCGAAAAAAAAGAGTTTACCGACGTTGCAGACGTATACGTGATCAACACCTGCTCGGTAACGGATAATGCCGACAAGGAATGCCGTCAGCTGGTGCGGCGGATCCAGCGTAAAGCGCCCGAGAGCGTGGTTGTCATCACCGGTTGTTATGCCCAGCTGAAACCCAAAGAGATCGCCACCATACCGGGCGTGGATCTGGTATTGGGTGCTGCAGAGAAATTCAATATCGTAAAACACATCAAAGAGCTTTCAAAAAATGATGCGGCAAAGATCTGCAGCTGTGATATTGAAGCGGTTACCGGTTTTCACAGCTCCTACTCGATCAATGACCGGACCCGGACCTTCCTGAAGGTTCAGGACGGGTGTGATTACACCTGTGCTTTTTGTACCATACCCATGGCAAGGGGCAAAAGCCGCAGCGCTACGATAGATGCGGTCATCAACGATGCCCGGTCACTCGCTGCTGCCGGTGCGAAAGAGATCGTACTTACCGGGATCAACCTCGGCGACTTCGGTAAAGGGCCGGATGGAGCTGCAGCTGCCGCCATTAGCGGGCGGCCGGAGAATTTTTACCGGCTGATACAGGAACTGGATCATATAGAAGGCATTGAACGTTTCCGGATCTCTTCTATCGAGCCCAACCTCTTAAGCAATGAGATCATTGAATTTGTTGCCAGCAGCAACCGGTTCATGCCGCATTTCCACATCCCGCTGCAAAGCGGCAGCAATGCCATTCTTGGCGCCATGCGCAGAAGGTACAAAAGAGAGCTGTATGCCGAACGGGTGGGGCTGATAAAGACCCTGATGCCCCATTGCTGTATCGGTGTGGATGTGATCGTGGGTTTTCCCGGTGAAACCGAACAGCATTTTAAAGAAACCTGTGATTTCCTTCACGAACTTGAAGTTTCTTATTTTCATGTCTTTACCTATTCCGAACGCCCCAATACCCATGCGCTCACCCTTGGACCTGTTGTTCCCGTATCCATCAGGAATGAGCGGAACAAAACACTACGTAACCTTTCTTATATGAAGATGCAGTATTTCGAGCAGCAGCATGCCGGACAAACCCGCAACGTGTTGTTTGAAAACCATAATAAGAATGGTATGATGGAAGGCTATACGGATAATTATATCCGTATCACCACTCCTTACCGCCGGGAATGGGAGAACGAGATCGTTGACTGGAAACTCTGA
- a CDS encoding DUF2130 domain-containing protein, translated as MPTKIKCPKCFHEFPLEAALTDELKEVIEKEKDTLRKQMQDYKKNKDDEIAQLKKVAETEASKVNEQWQQKLDNEKRLLQQQLEEQLRKSISNDFENRIGSLQKANEENEEKLKLARQKEAAFLRMEQEFKTREAELEITVQKKLNEERERLAEELRRIENEKAALKESEYQLKLKELETQLEQQKKLAAEMQRKAEQGSMQLQGESQELALEEMLTTAFPFDLITEVGKGVRGADSIQIVRNNLGMECGKIIWESKRAENFGGDWIEKLKADMRSQGADVAVLVTRRYPKDMERFGEKEGVWICNFSEARALASVLRDGIIKVFNSSKSQENKGDKMNLLYSYLTSPEFAEQWKAIREGFLSMKVSIQRERDAMERLWKAREKQLEKVLLNATHIRGSIDGISGLESVDLNLLGYDEEE; from the coding sequence ATGCCTACAAAAATAAAATGTCCCAAATGTTTTCATGAATTCCCGCTGGAAGCGGCATTGACGGATGAGTTAAAAGAGGTGATCGAAAAAGAAAAGGACACCCTGCGCAAACAAATGCAGGATTATAAAAAAAATAAGGACGACGAGATCGCACAACTCAAAAAAGTAGCGGAAACCGAAGCATCCAAGGTAAATGAACAATGGCAGCAGAAGCTCGACAATGAAAAACGACTCCTGCAACAGCAACTGGAAGAGCAATTGCGTAAAAGCATCAGCAACGATTTTGAAAACCGTATTGGCTCGCTTCAGAAGGCCAACGAGGAAAATGAAGAGAAACTGAAACTGGCACGGCAAAAGGAAGCGGCCTTTCTGCGGATGGAGCAGGAGTTTAAAACACGGGAGGCCGAACTCGAGATCACGGTCCAGAAAAAACTCAATGAGGAACGCGAAAGGCTGGCGGAGGAATTACGGCGGATCGAAAATGAAAAAGCGGCACTTAAGGAAAGCGAATACCAGTTAAAGCTAAAAGAACTGGAGACCCAGCTGGAACAACAGAAAAAACTGGCTGCAGAAATGCAGCGCAAGGCGGAACAGGGCTCCATGCAATTGCAGGGCGAAAGCCAGGAGCTGGCCCTGGAAGAAATGCTCACCACCGCATTTCCTTTCGACCTGATCACAGAAGTAGGCAAAGGCGTACGGGGCGCGGATTCGATACAGATCGTCCGCAACAACCTGGGTATGGAATGCGGCAAGATCATCTGGGAAAGCAAAAGGGCGGAGAACTTCGGCGGCGACTGGATCGAAAAGCTGAAAGCCGATATGCGTAGCCAGGGTGCAGATGTGGCCGTACTGGTAACACGACGCTACCCGAAGGATATGGAGCGCTTTGGTGAGAAAGAAGGTGTCTGGATCTGCAATTTCAGTGAAGCCAGGGCGCTGGCCAGCGTGCTCCGCGACGGGATCATAAAGGTGTTCAATAGCTCCAAAAGCCAGGAAAATAAGGGGGATAAAATGAACCTGCTTTACTCCTATCTTACCAGCCCCGAATTTGCCGAACAATGGAAGGCCATCCGGGAGGGTTTTCTGAGCATGAAGGTCTCCATCCAACGTGAGCGTGACGCCATGGAGCGTCTTTGGAAGGCCCGTGAAAAACAACTGGAGAAAGTGCTGCTCAACGCCACGCATATCCGGGGATCCATCGACGGCATCAGCGGACTGGAGTCGGTAGACCTGAATTTGCTGGGTTACGATGAAGAAGAATAG
- a CDS encoding DUF3472 domain-containing protein yields MNPQKKMIALSLLGLSLMSCQKTTFQGEPENGTLARAVTPTSNAAPSMHLIQQFGSQSVLKMQKIKVVQTAYAEYFEVNSFTGGYAGLQHTIDSASAGGSTSKTLIASLWDPNTAGGIHAYASYRGTNTVYSRFGGEGDGAKTVNPYGWKINSWYNIAHRSWKSGDSIFIATFIQDLSTGKWFHTSTLSAPGTSEALGNYNDSFLEDWVGNDDRMDGRFPRKAFFKDCWALTASGTWQKPSGRYVSINTSSADSARNGIYNNSFDAGYNNTEDAFYMAHGAGVTPSSIFNGTRSANLPAQTGQGTAPSVTAVVTDSLTAYYSGNKIEINWVNNTATGPQLSSRIEVLNASGTVIKSVQDTIPQKRKASISQLLSDGTYTIRVTVTDIFNNTGSPVAYPLVVNGGTSIKPNAVYELKPASAPGRNLDVDYSGTASGSNVSVYTDTNGNNQRWRIAYTGNGYFRLTPLHAPGQSLDVYAGSSVSGTNVEIYASHSGAAQQWKFLSLGSGYYRLQPGCGPLLSLGTAAATDTNGNVNVTTDTGAGTQKWMLTYVSD; encoded by the coding sequence ATGAACCCTCAAAAAAAAATGATCGCTTTGTCTTTGCTGGGACTGAGCCTGATGTCCTGTCAGAAAACAACTTTTCAGGGTGAGCCGGAAAACGGTACGCTTGCAAGGGCCGTTACACCTACCTCAAATGCAGCACCTTCCATGCACCTGATCCAGCAATTCGGGTCTCAGTCGGTACTGAAAATGCAAAAGATCAAAGTAGTGCAGACCGCTTACGCGGAGTACTTTGAAGTGAACAGTTTTACAGGCGGCTATGCAGGTCTGCAACACACTATTGACAGTGCATCTGCAGGAGGCAGTACTTCAAAAACGCTGATCGCGTCCTTGTGGGATCCCAATACCGCGGGCGGCATTCATGCCTATGCGTCCTACAGGGGCACCAACACGGTTTACAGCCGGTTTGGTGGTGAAGGAGATGGTGCCAAAACGGTAAATCCGTACGGCTGGAAAATAAACAGCTGGTATAATATCGCGCACCGTTCATGGAAATCGGGCGACAGTATTTTTATCGCCACTTTTATACAGGACCTGTCAACCGGAAAATGGTTTCACACTTCCACACTTTCCGCACCGGGAACATCGGAAGCCCTGGGCAATTATAATGATTCCTTCCTGGAAGACTGGGTAGGCAATGACGACCGGATGGACGGCCGGTTCCCGCGGAAAGCATTCTTTAAAGATTGCTGGGCATTAACGGCGTCCGGGACCTGGCAAAAGCCCTCCGGCCGGTATGTAAGCATTAATACCAGCAGTGCCGACTCAGCGCGTAATGGTATTTATAACAATAGTTTTGATGCAGGGTATAATAATACGGAAGATGCCTTTTATATGGCCCACGGGGCGGGAGTTACACCCTCTTCGATCTTTAACGGAACACGTTCCGCAAACCTGCCGGCACAGACGGGGCAGGGTACAGCACCTTCCGTTACTGCGGTGGTCACCGATTCGCTGACCGCCTATTATTCCGGAAATAAAATAGAGATCAACTGGGTGAATAATACCGCCACCGGTCCGCAGCTCTCAAGCAGGATCGAAGTATTGAACGCGTCCGGAACCGTTATAAAATCCGTACAGGATACGATTCCCCAGAAACGGAAGGCCTCTATATCCCAGTTGCTGAGCGATGGTACTTATACCATTCGTGTTACTGTGACGGATATCTTTAATAATACCGGAAGTCCTGTGGCATATCCCCTGGTCGTTAACGGGGGCACCAGTATAAAACCCAATGCAGTCTATGAATTAAAACCGGCCAGCGCACCCGGAAGGAACCTGGATGTGGACTATTCCGGTACCGCCAGCGGATCCAATGTGTCGGTATATACGGATACAAACGGCAACAATCAGCGCTGGCGCATTGCTTACACCGGAAACGGCTATTTCAGATTAACGCCGCTGCATGCCCCGGGCCAGTCACTGGATGTTTATGCCGGGTCTTCCGTGTCGGGCACCAATGTAGAAATATATGCCAGTCACAGCGGTGCGGCCCAGCAATGGAAATTTCTCAGCCTGGGTTCGGGATATTACCGGCTGCAGCCGGGTTGCGGACCACTGCTGAGTCTTGGTACAGCCGCCGCTACGGATACAAACGGCAATGTAAATGTGACAACAGACACCGGAGCCGGCACCCAGAAATGGATGCTGACCTATGTTTCTGATTAA
- a CDS encoding DinB family protein yields the protein MSLKNLISEYARYNAWANRTLIDYIRSKPEQTWYTAIPSSFSSLVKTANHILATEEYWHSIITRTPPAHTRHFDEDPSGIEVFGALVRQSEELEELVCSYTEEELEATIEIINEWFSCASPRYIYLQHLFNHSTYHRGQLVTIGRALGFTDAPMTDLNYMLVMRESTGVL from the coding sequence ATGAGCTTAAAAAATTTAATCAGCGAGTATGCCCGTTACAATGCCTGGGCCAACAGAACCCTCATTGACTATATCCGCTCAAAGCCGGAGCAGACCTGGTATACAGCAATTCCTTCCAGCTTCAGCAGTCTTGTAAAAACGGCCAATCATATACTGGCCACGGAGGAGTACTGGCACTCCATCATTACCCGGACGCCTCCCGCCCATACCCGGCATTTTGATGAAGACCCCAGCGGCATTGAGGTTTTCGGAGCGCTCGTGCGTCAATCGGAAGAACTGGAAGAGCTGGTTTGCTCCTACACGGAGGAAGAACTGGAAGCAACGATAGAGATCATCAATGAATGGTTCAGCTGCGCTTCCCCCCGTTATATCTATCTTCAGCACCTGTTCAATCACAGCACCTATCACCGCGGACAACTGGTAACCATTGGAAGAGCACTCGGGTTTACCGATGCGCCCATGACAGACCTGAACTATATGCTGGTAATGCGGGAAAGCACCGGCGTTCTATAA
- a CDS encoding C1 family peptidase — protein MPIRMTDDPNSGDNDFNDDSGGGGGRGPGGGGSGLFGLLPLLLGLFRGKGIILLVVIAAAVYFLGGRGGCSNIGGLSDAAKQLFSQSGYSYNPNEFNKAKIYEGLEDNSGKNPLPEAVSLLRFAPKRGDQGQQGSCVAWSSAYAAQTILTSAATGQDPNSIAFSPSYLYNQIRLGSDCQGSYIQRAMEAMKANGGVALRNYPYNDQDCSRTPDGAVIQEGRQHTIHGFTRLTQGDNLNQISVRAVKEHLAKDAPVVIGMMVGQSFMQDMMGRDLWQPQGMDQSQVGMGGHAMCVIGYDDRKYGGAFQIMNSWTPQWGTNGIAWVRYGDFKSYVREAYGIDPLPKNANVAAMPLECNVGLVDNSTKQYIKLKTAGTNAFQTAAPIKIGTRFKMEVKNTTECYIYIFGQETNGSSYVLFPYLKPGQAVSKHSPYCGITGYRLFPKSESMEADNQGTRDQIAIVASKKELDYNKVNDAITASAQATYAGKVNEALKSLLAPGASYNSTSDGRIYLKATVNPGQAIATIVAFDKVP, from the coding sequence ATGCCTATCAGAATGACAGATGATCCCAATAGCGGGGATAATGACTTTAATGATGACAGCGGCGGTGGCGGTGGCCGTGGCCCCGGTGGTGGTGGCAGTGGCTTATTTGGTCTGCTGCCTTTATTGCTGGGCCTGTTCCGCGGAAAGGGTATTATTCTGCTGGTAGTGATCGCTGCAGCCGTTTATTTTCTGGGTGGACGTGGTGGCTGCAGTAATATCGGGGGGCTTAGTGATGCGGCAAAGCAGCTTTTCTCGCAAAGCGGTTACAGTTATAATCCCAACGAATTCAATAAAGCGAAGATCTATGAAGGGCTGGAGGACAACAGCGGAAAGAATCCGTTGCCGGAGGCGGTTTCCCTGCTGCGTTTTGCGCCGAAGCGGGGCGATCAGGGGCAGCAGGGGAGTTGTGTGGCCTGGAGCAGTGCTTATGCAGCACAAACCATTCTTACTTCAGCCGCAACGGGGCAGGATCCCAATTCCATTGCCTTTAGTCCCTCGTACCTGTACAATCAGATCCGGCTGGGCAGCGATTGCCAGGGCTCTTATATACAAAGGGCTATGGAGGCCATGAAGGCAAACGGCGGTGTTGCATTGCGTAATTACCCCTACAACGACCAGGATTGCAGCAGAACACCCGATGGTGCTGTTATACAGGAAGGACGGCAGCATACCATTCATGGATTTACGCGACTGACCCAGGGCGACAACCTGAACCAGATCAGCGTGCGGGCGGTAAAGGAACACCTTGCCAAAGATGCCCCCGTGGTAATAGGGATGATGGTGGGGCAGAGCTTTATGCAGGATATGATGGGCCGGGACCTGTGGCAGCCGCAGGGAATGGACCAGTCGCAGGTAGGTATGGGCGGTCACGCCATGTGCGTGATCGGGTATGACGACCGGAAATACGGGGGTGCCTTCCAGATCATGAACAGCTGGACGCCGCAGTGGGGAACCAACGGCATCGCCTGGGTGCGCTACGGCGATTTTAAGAGCTATGTGCGGGAAGCTTATGGTATTGATCCCCTGCCCAAAAATGCCAATGTAGCGGCCATGCCGCTGGAATGCAATGTAGGACTGGTAGATAACAGCACCAAACAATATATTAAATTAAAAACAGCCGGCACAAATGCTTTTCAGACGGCTGCTCCTATAAAGATCGGTACCCGGTTCAAGATGGAAGTAAAAAACACAACAGAGTGCTATATCTATATTTTCGGGCAAGAAACCAATGGCAGCAGCTACGTGCTGTTCCCTTATCTGAAACCCGGGCAGGCGGTTTCCAAACACTCGCCCTATTGTGGCATCACCGGTTACCGCCTGTTTCCGAAATCAGAATCCATGGAAGCCGATAATCAGGGCACCAGGGATCAGATTGCAATTGTAGCCAGTAAAAAAGAACTGGATTATAACAAGGTCAATGATGCCATTACCGCCAGTGCGCAAGCTACTTATGCGGGGAAGGTGAATGAAGCACTGAAAAGCCTGCTGGCGCCCGGTGCCAGCTATAACAGCACATCCGATGGCCGCATTTATTTAAAAGCGACGGTCAATCCCGGCCAGGCAATAGCTACCATAGTCGCTTTTGACAAAGTGCCGTAA